The following DNA comes from Dehalococcoidia bacterium.
CGAACAGCATCACCCCGGTCGCCGTGTTGGCAATACCCGCCCAGAGCGCCGCATCGCCGTCGTCTTCGATGCCGATCTCCATGATGAAGAACGGGATGAACGGAAACACCAGATTGGCACCGGCGAGCGCGAGAAACTGCGCGGCCCAGACCGCGTACAGATTGCGCTCCCACGGCTCGAGCTTCACGGCGTCCCTTCACGGTGCGATGTCGGTGGAAAACGTGAGTATAGAAGCGACAACCGCGAAGCGGGAGACGAGATTGGAAGCTGGAGGCCAGACGCTAGAGGCTGCGCACGTCGCCCCCGCCGACTGACAACTGACGACTGCGGCGCGGAGCCGACGCCGCAAACAAAACGCCCGGCCATCGGCCGGGCGTCTCCACGTCGTATGCAGTTGTCCGCGCCTAGGCGGCGATCGAGCGCTCCGCCTTCTTCTGCGCCGGCTCCCCGAACACGCGCGCCCGGATGCGGCTCACGGCCTCGGCGGTCGGCGCCTCCTTCGAGCGGGCGCGGGCCGGTGCCAGCGTGCGGCTGAGCCATCGCGCGGTCGAGGCCGCTTCGATGCTGTGGACGGTGGCGGGCTTCTCGTCAGTCATAGCTTCAACCTTCATCAATCTCAGAATCGGCGGGAAACCGGAGATCTTTGACCGTGCCTGCACCCCATCAGCTTCAGATTCAGATTCAACCCTGGGCGCAGACCGCCAAATACCTAACGCTCCGGAAGCCCGGGTGTTACAGATCCTGGCCCGAATCGGAGGCGGATTGGGCGATGCAGCGAATCTGAGATGCGGGGGGCTGTCTCAAGGCTGGAACGAGGCATCAGGCCACGTCATTGTGACTCAGGCGGGGCGCTGGCGAAGATAAGGAGGGGTGACGTAGCTTCAATCCGAAGCTGCACGCGCGTGTCGAATAGCGGCTAGCCTCCTCTGGCGAACACAACGTCTACCTCTCCGTCGAGTCCGTCGCGGGGAGGTAACCATCGCTCCAGCATGTACCCGATTGCAAATTGGGCCGGGAAGCAGTCGGCAGAGAACAGATAGATTTCCTCGCCGGATGCATACACCTCGCGAGTGATCAGGTACCCAAAAGTCATCGTGGGCGAACCTGCTATGGCTATAGCCCGCTCGATGAATGCTCCGCGATGTTCCTGTGGGCGATGGCTGATGTGTCGGAGGCAGGAATCCCAGTAGTAGCGGACGGCGGCATTGAAGCGCGCTACGTCCTCGTTTACGTCATCCGTGTTTATCCGATAGGCCACCCTGGTTGCGCGCCTTCCTTCGGTACTGCGGGTGCGCCGCTAATGCCCGCCCTAGGGCGCGCTCAACCTCGGGGTCCTTCGCGATGTCCTGGTGAAGCTGGCGGCGTTCGCGCTCTGTGAGTTTGCGCGAGCGCATCTTAAGCAAAAGAGCATCTTTGACGTCAATGAGTATTTGCAAAACGCCCGCCCTCCGAGTTATCGGAGCAGACTTTTGACTGGGTACTGGATCAGGCATCGAATCCACGGCTGCATTCTCGACTTCGATGACTGGCAGCGGTCTCATGGCAGAGTCCCTTCTTTGGGCGCACAAACCCCTAAAGTCAGCCGATCAGCGGCTGGCAACGGTGCGACAACCTCAGAGACAAGTTTGCTGGCAAGGGCGGTCAGAATAGGACATTCCTACCTCATGATCCAGCCGATCTGGCGAGTATGATCGCACCCCTTTGCGCTGTCAAGATGCAATGCGAGGACTCTCCGGTACTGTTTCTACCACATTTCACGAGTCCGCAACGCGTTGCACTTCGTTGCCAAACTGTTGCCACGACCCCCGGTTTACACCCGGTTAACACTTCCTTCGCAAAGTGTTGACAGTGGTTCCGGTAGCCTTGCTTCGTAGGGCGGACCGCCTGTGCGTCTGAAGAAGGCGTAGGGTGTGACTATCTTGAGGCAGGGAGTGAAGCAGGCGGTCCGCCCGATTTCTCCTCCCAGAATCCCCCCGGATCTCTACCCCGCTATAATGCCCCCGGCAACAATCGATAGAAGGTTGACACATGCCGGGAACCATCCTCGTCGTCGACGATGAGAAGAACATCGTCCAGCTAGCTCGGTTGTATCTGAACAACGAGGGCTTTCGCGTCGAGACGGCCCACGATGGCAAGCAGGCGCTAGAAAAAGCCCGCTCGCTCAAACCCGACCTCATCGTCCTCGACCTCATGATGCCGGAGATGGACGGCCTCACCGTCTGCAAGGAACTCCGCAAGACCAGCAACGTTCCCGTCATCATCCTTACCGCCCGCGGCGACGACGTCGACCGCATCGTGGGGCTGGAGGTCGGCGCCGATGATTACATGGCGAAGCCCTTCAACCCCCGCGAACTGGTCGCCCGGGTGAAGGCCGTGCTGCGGCGCTCCCAGGGCGACCGCGATACACCGGAGGTCATCGAGGTGGAGGGCTTGCGGATCGACGCGGCGAGCCGCGAGGTGACGCTCGACGGACGCTCGCTCCAGCTTCGCGCGAAAGAGTTCGAACTGCTGTCGGCCTTCGCGCAGCACAAGGGCACCGTGCTCGACCGTGAGCGCCTCCTGCGCATGGTGTGGGGCACGGACTATTACGGCGACTCACGGACCATCGATGTCCACGTCGCCTGGCTTCGCGACAAGCTTGGCGAGTCCTCGGTCAAGATCCAGACCGTGTGGGGAGTCGGCTACAAGCTCGTGGTGGAAGAAGATGCTGGGAAGCCTCAGAGCTAGGCTCGTCGTCTCGTTCGCCGCCGTCGTCGGCCTGGCTGTATTCCTGTCGGGCGCCGGCGCCCTCTTCCTGCTGCGCGACGAACAGGAAGCGGCCGCGCATGAGCGCTACGGCCGTCACGCTGAGCCGATCAACGAACGCATCGCGTCCATGCTGGCGCTCGGCATGAGCCTCGCCGAGGTCGAGGAGTACGCCGATGCACGCGCTGGCGAACTCGACGTCCGGCTCCTCCTCATCGATGAAGAACTCAACGTCGTCCACGACACGCTCGACAAGCTCCAGGGCACGTACATCCTGACCTTCGAGAATCGCCGCATCCCGCTCACCGAGGAGAACGGCGCTCGCTACCGCGCCGGCGGCTACAGCGGCGAAGATACGCAGCTCACGTTGTTCGCACCGCCGCCCGACACCAACACCGTGCAGGGAGACTTCGAGCCGCGCCAGTACATCGCCTACGTCGCGATCCCGTCCGATGAGCTCGCATCGGCGTGGCTGGACCTGGCGCCACGGCTCGTGCTCGCAGGCGCCATCGCGCTCTTCGTGTCGTTCGGCGTCGCGTTCGTCATCTCGCGCTCGATCTCGGGGCCGCTGCGGCGCATCACGCAGGCGTCGCAGCAGATGGCGCGCGGCGAGTACGACGTGCACATCCCGATCCGCGGCGAGGACGAAGTCGGCCGTCTTTCGGAAGCCTTCAACCACATGGCGCAGGAAGTCAGCCGATCGCAACGGATGATGAAGGACCTGCTCGCCAACGTCTCGCACGAACTGAAGACGCCACTCACGTCGATCCAGGGCTTCTCTCAGGCGATCCTGGATGGCGCTGCCACCGACGAAGAAGCGTCGAAGGAGTCGGCGCGCATCATCAACGAAGAAGCCAACCGCATGCGCGCCCTGGTCGAAGACCTGCTCCTTCTTTCGCAGATCGAGTCCGGCCAGGTGATGATGCAGCACACACACGTCGATCTTGGCGCCCTCCTCGAGCAGACCATGGAGCGCTTTCAGTTCGCGATCCGTGACGCCGATATCCGCACCGGCGTCAGCATTCCCCACCTGCCGATGGTCCATGGCGATGCCCGGCGCCTGGAGCAGGTCTTCTCCAATCTCATGGAAAACGCCGTCCGCCACACGCCAGCGCGCGGTGATATCGCGTTGAGCGCCAACGTCGAGCGGGACGGCGGCGTCAGCGTCCGCGTGCACAACAGCGGCTCGCACATCCCCGCGGAAGACTTGCCGCGCGTGTTCGAGCGCTTCTTCCAGGTCGACCGCGCCCGCGTGCGCAAGGGCGGGAGCAGCGGCCTCGGGCTCTCGATCGTCGCGGAGATCGTCGAGGCGCATGGCGGCACCGTACGCGCCGTCAGCGATGCAGAAAGCGGCACGGACTTCATCGTCACGCTGCCGCCGGCGACCGGCGACCCGCCTCGCAACGGGCGTGCCCCGCAGAGCGGGCAGAAACCGCGGCGCGCCGAGCGCAAGCGAGAAGCGCCCGCGTAACGTCTATACGCGCGCGACCGGCGCCTGTACTCTTTGGCCATGCATGCGGTGATCCTCGCCGGTGGCTCCGGTACGCGGCTGCGCCCCCTCACCTACTCGCTTCGCAAGGAGTTGATGCCCGTGCTCGGCAGGCCGCTGCTCGAGTATCGCATCGAGAACCTGCGCGACCACGGTGTCACCGACATCGTCCTCGCCTGCTCCGCGAAGGTGCGCGAGTTGCAGGCGCACTTCGGCGATGGCGCGAGCTTCGGCGTGCGACTCCAGTACAGCTACGAGGAGCAGCCACTCGGCTCCGGACGCGCGGTCAAAGAAGCAGCCCGCATGGCAGGCGCCGAGGGCACGCTCGTCGTGTGCAACGGCGACATCCTCACGAACATCGACCTGACAGCGATGCTGCAGGCGCACTGGAAGACGCGCGCGACGCTCAGCATGTCGCTGGCGCGCGTCGAAGATCCCTGGCACTTCGGCGTCGTCGCCATCGACGACGACTGGCGGATTTCGCACTTCGTCGAAAAGCCGCCGCAGGGGCAGCAGCCCAGCGACCTCATCAACGCGGGCACCTGGCTCTGGGAGCCTGAGATCCTCGACCGCATCCCCGACGACGACTCGGCGATCGTCGACCAGTTTTCGGAGCGCGTGCTGTTCCCGGGGATCATCGCCGATGGCATGCGCGCGCAGGGGTTCGAGGAGGACCTGTGGGTCGACGTCGGCGCGCCCGACCGCTACCTGCGCGCGAACGCGCTGCTCCTTGAGCGCGCCGCGGCCGCGCGCGGC
Coding sequences within:
- a CDS encoding HAMP domain-containing sensor histidine kinase, with protein sequence MLGSLRARLVVSFAAVVGLAVFLSGAGALFLLRDEQEAAAHERYGRHAEPINERIASMLALGMSLAEVEEYADARAGELDVRLLLIDEELNVVHDTLDKLQGTYILTFENRRIPLTEENGARYRAGGYSGEDTQLTLFAPPPDTNTVQGDFEPRQYIAYVAIPSDELASAWLDLAPRLVLAGAIALFVSFGVAFVISRSISGPLRRITQASQQMARGEYDVHIPIRGEDEVGRLSEAFNHMAQEVSRSQRMMKDLLANVSHELKTPLTSIQGFSQAILDGAATDEEASKESARIINEEANRMRALVEDLLLLSQIESGQVMMQHTHVDLGALLEQTMERFQFAIRDADIRTGVSIPHLPMVHGDARRLEQVFSNLMENAVRHTPARGDIALSANVERDGGVSVRVHNSGSHIPAEDLPRVFERFFQVDRARVRKGGSSGLGLSIVAEIVEAHGGTVRAVSDAESGTDFIVTLPPATGDPPRNGRAPQSGQKPRRAERKREAPA
- a CDS encoding response regulator transcription factor, with the protein product MPGTILVVDDEKNIVQLARLYLNNEGFRVETAHDGKQALEKARSLKPDLIVLDLMMPEMDGLTVCKELRKTSNVPVIILTARGDDVDRIVGLEVGADDYMAKPFNPRELVARVKAVLRRSQGDRDTPEVIEVEGLRIDAASREVTLDGRSLQLRAKEFELLSAFAQHKGTVLDRERLLRMVWGTDYYGDSRTIDVHVAWLRDKLGESSVKIQTVWGVGYKLVVEEDAGKPQS
- a CDS encoding NDP-sugar synthase, producing MHAVILAGGSGTRLRPLTYSLRKELMPVLGRPLLEYRIENLRDHGVTDIVLACSAKVRELQAHFGDGASFGVRLQYSYEEQPLGSGRAVKEAARMAGAEGTLVVCNGDILTNIDLTAMLQAHWKTRATLSMSLARVEDPWHFGVVAIDDDWRISHFVEKPPQGQQPSDLINAGTWLWEPEILDRIPDDDSAIVDQFSERVLFPGIIADGMRAQGFEEDLWVDVGAPDRYLRANALLLERAAAARGTHVMLDDGASVAPDATINGMVYVGAGASIKPGARIAGPSVIGERTEIGAGALVEASVLWDDVAVGVDAQVRGSIIGARVNIGAAAHLRDAVLADRASVPDGMHLPTGAKLGPDEVAT